A window of the Microplitis mediator isolate UGA2020A chromosome 5, iyMicMedi2.1, whole genome shotgun sequence genome harbors these coding sequences:
- the LOC130668626 gene encoding uncharacterized protein LOC130668626, which translates to MRGFVAVRISTLQGNDIWKVAYYKWLGKSKYGKYDKCWMPEKDIEYYARRRLLHEEGVRWVNTDIVECDVFCYDFYQQAESRTVELNYHIYMESQFEKEGEAFRKRYKWMKQIERQYANREVEETEDRVKRILDMQRLFPIKTIEELENFEKKLKEDFKLPHCLDNFIEINTDAGDLSNSIRRILSEIFSNDMKSQCLRLNRQKDQLVLRQLFILDRLEGFISEINPEFNATPHIRAWFFSSLEK; encoded by the exons atgagaggCTTTGTCGCAGTGAGAATAAGTACATTACAGGGTAATGATATTTGGAAAGTAGCTTATTATAAATGGCTGGGAAAATCTAAATATGGAAAATATGATAAATGTTGGATGCCCGAaaaagatattgaatattACGCACGTAGAAGACTATTGCATGAGGAAGGTGTCCGATGGGTTAATACGGATATTGTTGAATGCGATGTTTTTTGTTATG aTTTTTATCAGCAAGCAGAAAGTAGAACAGTGGAACTCAATTATCACATTTATATGGAAA GCCAATTTGAAAAAGAAGGAGAAGCTTTCCGTAAGCGGTATAAATGGATGAAACAAATAGAAAGACAATATGCGAATAGAGAAGTTGAAGAAACTGAGGACCGCGTAAAAAGAATTTTAGATATGCAACGTCTTTTTCCGATTAAAACCATCGAAGAACttgaaaactttgaaaaaaaactcaaagaGGATTTCAAATTGCCTCATTGTTTg gataattttatagaaataaatacGGATGCGGGAGATTTATCAAATAGTATTAGGAGGATACtctctgaaattttttcaaatgacaTGAAATCTCAGTGCTTACGTTTAAATAGACAGAAAGATCAATTAGTACTCAggcaattatttatattggaCAGATTAGaag GTTTCATTTCGGAAATCAATCCAGAGTTCAACGCTACTCCACACATAAGGGCATGGTTCTTTTCtagtttagaaaaataa
- the LOC130668633 gene encoding anaphase-promoting complex subunit 15-like isoform X2 produces MSFMPLWPNLQPRATDPLWFNVDKPIDDEEEVEKLETVNQAWKDRVKALYSDQIPIGKSASDFRGSEEEDDEEEEEEGEGEEEEESDTHEEEEEEFDEIDMEVSYTHQQQRSSPTDTPTDPVSIRMM; encoded by the exons atGTCTTTCATGCCGTTGTGGCCGAATTTGCAGCCTAGAGCTACAGATCCGTTGTGGTTTAATGTCGACAAGCCGATTGATGATGAAGAAGAAGTTGAGAAGCTGGAGACTGTGAACCAAGCATGG AAAGATCGAGTCAAAGCTCTGTACAGTGATCAGATACCTATCGGAAAGTCTGCTAGCGAT TTTCGTGGTTCAGAGGAAGAAGATGACGAGGAAGAGGAGGAAGAAGGCGAAGGTGAGGAAGAAGAAGAGTCTGACACTCATgaagaagaggaagaagaGTTTGATGAAATCGACATGGAAGTCAGTTACACTCACCAGCAACAAAGATCCAGTCCAACTGATACCCCAACTGATCCAGTCTCCATCAGAATG ATGTGA
- the LOC130668631 gene encoding high affinity copper uptake protein 1 isoform X2: MDMNHSGHEHHDHSAMDHSKMDHSKMGHMANVEESNPMPDHMHGMQGMHMMMMYFHFGYDETILFESWKISTLGGLIGSMIGIIIMAALYEGLKYYREYLFWKTYNTLQYRSVTAPPEKNPTTEDSRVVQPTMLSWMHTFQTLLHIIQIILSYFLMLIFMTYNVWLCVAVVLGAAIGYFLFGWKKSVIVDVTEHCH; the protein is encoded by the exons ATGGATATGAATCATTCGGGTCATGAGCATCATGATCACAGTGCCATGGATCATTCGAAAATGGATCATTCGAAAATGGGGCATATGGCAAATGTAGAAGAATCCAATCCCATGCCTGATCATATGCACGGAATGCAAGGAATGCATATGATGATG ATGTACTTCCACTTTGGGTATGACGAAACAATTCTCTTCGAATCATGGAAAATTTCAACACTGGGAGGATTAATTGGTTCGATGATAGGCATTATTATAATGGCTGCGCTTTACGAAGGACTCAAGTACTACAGAGAATATTTGTTCTGGAAAACTTACAATACACTTCAATACAGAAGTGTAACGGCACCACCGGAAAAAAATCCTACCACTGAAGACAGTCGTGTTGTACA ACCAACGATGCTGTCATGGATGCATACTTTCCAAACATTATTACAtatcattcaaataattttatcgtacttcctgatgttgatatttatgaCATATAACGTATGGCTTTGTGTCGCAGTAGTTCTCGGTGCAGCGATCGGATACTTTTTATTTGGATGGAAAAAGTCCGTAATTGTAGACGTTACGGAACACTGTCACTAA
- the LOC130668629 gene encoding ras-related protein Rab-9B — translation MSGSNSLMATSPRSGTAPNRNSQKSTLLKVVILGDGGVGKSCLMNRFVSNHFDEHSFHTIGVEFLNKDIEINGEAYTLQIWDTAGQERFKTLRTPFYRGSDICLLTYAIDDRTSFRNLALWRSEFLYYADVQEGSLFPFIVVGNKVDVAETEKQITTEEARAWCAENGNPPLVETSAKNATNVEAAFGAAVAAWAKLEAKLERPIVEDTIDLSKQHSPQRSSCCMPLSSSE, via the exons atgtctGGAAGTAATTCACTGATGGCAACTTCACCACGTAGTGGGACTGCACCAAATAGAAATTCACAAAAGTCGACTTTATTGAAAGTTGTGATACTTGGTGATGGTGGAGTTGGTAAATCGTGTCTGATGAATAGATTCGTTTCAAATCACTTTGACGAGCACAGTTTTCATACTATTGGAGTTGAATTTCTGAACAAAGATATTGAGATTAATGGAGAGGCTTACACTTTACAAATATGGGATACTGCTGGCCAAGAAAGATTTAAAACATTGAGAACACCATTTTACAGAGGCTCTGATATTTGTTTACTGACTTATGCTATTGATGACAGAACTAGCTTTAGAAATTTAGCACTTTGGAGATCAGAATTTTTGTATTACGCTGATGTACAAGAAGGCTCTTTGTTTCCTTTCATTGTTGTTGGTAATaaa gttGATGTAGCAGAGACTGAAAAACAAATAACGACAGAAGAAGCACGTGCTTGGTGTGCAGAAAACGGTAATCCGCCTTTAGTAGAAACGTCTGCTAAAAATGCAACTAATGTTGAAGCAGCTTTTGGTGCAGCTGTTGCAGCTTGGGCTAAACTAGAAGCTAAACTTGAACGTCCAATTGTTGAAGATACTATTGATCTCTCAAAACAACACTCGCCTCAACGCTCTAGCTGCTGTATGCCATTGTCTAGCTCCGAGTAG
- the LOC130668631 gene encoding high affinity copper uptake protein 1 isoform X1 has product MDMNHSGHEHHDHSAMDHSKMDHSKMGHMANVEESNPMPDHMHGMQGMHMMMMYFHFGYDETILFESWKISTLGGLIGSMIGIIIMAALYEGLKYYREYLFWKTYNTLQYRSVTAPPEKNPTTEDSRVVHMVGEVIHRQPPTMLSWMHTFQTLLHIIQIILSYFLMLIFMTYNVWLCVAVVLGAAIGYFLFGWKKSVIVDVTEHCH; this is encoded by the exons ATGGATATGAATCATTCGGGTCATGAGCATCATGATCACAGTGCCATGGATCATTCGAAAATGGATCATTCGAAAATGGGGCATATGGCAAATGTAGAAGAATCCAATCCCATGCCTGATCATATGCACGGAATGCAAGGAATGCATATGATGATG ATGTACTTCCACTTTGGGTATGACGAAACAATTCTCTTCGAATCATGGAAAATTTCAACACTGGGAGGATTAATTGGTTCGATGATAGGCATTATTATAATGGCTGCGCTTTACGAAGGACTCAAGTACTACAGAGAATATTTGTTCTGGAAAACTTACAATACACTTCAATACAGAAGTGTAACGGCACCACCGGAAAAAAATCCTACCACTGAAGACAGTCGTGTTGTACA TATGGTCGGAGAAGTTATTCACAGACAACC ACCAACGATGCTGTCATGGATGCATACTTTCCAAACATTATTACAtatcattcaaataattttatcgtacttcctgatgttgatatttatgaCATATAACGTATGGCTTTGTGTCGCAGTAGTTCTCGGTGCAGCGATCGGATACTTTTTATTTGGATGGAAAAAGTCCGTAATTGTAGACGTTACGGAACACTGTCACTAA
- the LOC130667388 gene encoding mRNA (2'-O-methyladenosine-N(6)-)-methyltransferase, translating to MNEASGGKQDLPNTTNTTTWDVMSSQSISPVAGTMHHHHNLHHHHHPSMMQQDPGSNVSQVIVPTPVKLQPQQMPQTQNIVDHCSPLSHLQQPMPINQGAPGYPEAELSIELQQQGWKKFWSKRENRPYFWNKLTGESLWVMPGTKPQFDPITDPLGICGGGAPVPPGNGPLTPGTPGGPLKRRASEDGNPTVAIKKFVLAGPWDLDVPTNVIIYERAPSNLLHVHPDAEALRCSLLSKLRQCYQELCHTRESIDAPKDSFNRWLMERKVIDCGSDPLLPSQCFPEISMSMYREIMNDIPIKIVRPKFTGDARKQLSRYAEAAKKMIESRSASSESRKVVKWNAEDTFQWLRRTVGATFDDFQDRLGHLKRQCQPHLTESVKTSVEGICLKIYNLSTDYAKKVKDKNHQILKENGLGDVIPLGGPASTQRKVWCYPVQFSLPAPRLPQIEYLPEREQTMLRYHGDTMCINNSHLTKLEHLYRYNCFDDKKFEMFLPRVWCALKRYQTYLGINEGHATQMALPVTVFECLQRSFGVTFECFASPFNCYFRQYCSAFADTDSYFGSRGPFLDFRPVSGSFEANPPYCEELMEAMVNHFERLLSDSTEPLSFIVFLPEWRDPAPNALIKLESSHFKRKQVVVPAMEHEYRHGFQHILPKGEVNIRAAHGTLVVWLQNAAGTARWGPTEERVESLLEAWRPGRERERDRQELLSPPRQPTHQPIPATPLPLPSTCPAASPTSPSIATTIPPQSLTIPAGIPSASVPTTTNSPTSTLPLSSSVPAHPI from the exons ATGAATGAGGCGAGTGGTGGAAAACAAGATTTACCAAATACTACAAACACAACAACGTGGGATGTTATGTCGAGCCAGTCGATATCTCCGGTAGCAGGCACAATGCACCACCATCACAATCTGCACCATCATCACCATCCTTCAATGATGCAACAGGATCCTGGCTCTAATGTCAGCCAAGTTATTGTACCAACTCCAGTAAAACTTCAACCCCAGCAAATGCCCCAGACTCAAAATATTGTCGATCATTGCTCTCCGCTGTCACACTTACAGCAGCCAATGCCAATAaatcaa GGCGCACCAGGTTATCCGGAAGCTGAATTATCAATAGAACTCCAGCAGCAgggatggaaaaaattttggagtaaACGAGAAAATCGGCCGTACTTTTGGAATAAATTAACTGGAGAGTCACTATGGGTAATGCCGGGTACCAAACCTCAGTTTGATCCCATAACTGATCCTTTGGGAATTTGCGGAGGGGGTGCGCCAGTGCCACCAGGAAATGGCCCGCTGACTCCTGGTACTCCGGGGGGTCCTCTGAAACGACGTGCCTCTGAGGACGGCAACCCGACGGTTGCTATCAAAAAATTCGTACTCGCCGGTCCATGGGATCTCGATGTACCAACAAATGTCATAATTTATGAACGGGCGCCGTCAAATTTACTGCACGTTCACCCGGACGCGGAAGCTCTTCGTTGCAGTTTGCTGTCAAAATTACGTCAGTGTTACCAAGAGCTTTGTCATACGCGCGAGTCTATCGACGCGCCGAAAGATTCGTTCAATCGATGGCTTATGGAGCGCAAAGTGATTGATTGCGGCTCAGATCCGCTGTTACCAAGTCAGTGTTTTCCTGAGATCTCAATGTCGATGTACCGGGAAATAATGAATGACATCCCTATTAAAATAGTACGGCCTAAATTCACTGGAGATGCCAGGAAACAGCTATCGCGGTATGCAGAGGCCgctaaaaaaatgattgagtCGCGATCGGCTTCTTCGGAGAGCAGAAAAGTCGTTAAGTGGAATGCGGAGGACACTTTTCAGTGGCTAAGACGAACAGTTGGCGCAACTTTTGACGATTTTCAAGACCGACTTGGGCACTTGAAGCGTCAGTGCCAACCTCATCTTACAGAGTCTGTTAAAACGAGCGTCGAAGGgatctgtttaaaaatatacaatttatcAACAGATTACGCTAAAAAGGTAAAGGACAAAAATcatcaaatattaaaagaaaatggCCTTGGAGATGTGATACCTCTAGGTGGGCCAGCGAGTACTCAGCGTAAAGTCTGGTGTTATCCAGTGCAATTTTCATTACCGGCACCGCGATTACCGCAAATCGAATATCTTCCTGAACGTGAGCAAACAATGTTACGTTATCACGGCGACACCATGTGCATTAACAATTCCCATCTAACGAAACTCGAGCACTTGTACAGGTACAACTgttttgatgataaaaaatttgaaatgtttTTACCGCGTGTTTGGTGCGCACTTAAACGCTACCAGACTTATCTAGGAATAAATGAGGGCCATGCTACACAAATGGCATTGCCTGTAACTGTCTTCGAGTGCCTGCAGAGATCATTTGGCGTCACATTTGAATGCTTTGCCTCTCCATTTAACTGTTATTTCCGACAATACTGCTCGGCGTTCGCCGATACCGACTCGTACTTTGGGTCACGCGGACCTTTTCTGGACTTTAGGCCTGTAAGTGGTTCGTTCGAAGCCAACCCGCCGTACTGCGAGGAACTGATGGAAGCTATGGTAAATCATTTTGAGAGATTGCTGTCTGATTCAACGGAGCCGCTGTCGTTTATTGTTTTTCTACCGGAATGGCGCGACCCGGCACCGAACGCGCTAATTAAACTTGAGAGCAGTCATTTTAAACGGAAACAAGTCGTCGTCCCTGCTATGGAACATGAATACAGACATGGCTTCCAGCATATATTACCCAA agGGGAAGTTAATATCAGAGCAGCGCACGGTACTCTTGTAGTCTGGCTTCAAAACGCAGCTGGAACAGCGCGTTGGGGTCCAACTGAAGAGCGAGTTGAGTCACTCCTAGAAGCTTGGAGACCAGGGAGAGAGCGAGAACGTGATCGGCAAGAACTCCTGTCGCCTCCAAGACAACCGACTCACCAACCAATACCTGCTACTCCGCTGCCTTTACCCTCAACATGTCCAGCAGCTTCACCGACCAGTCCCTCAATCGCGACCACTATTCCACCTCAATCACTGACAATCCCCGCGGGAATTCCTAGTGCATCCGTACCTACAACTACTAACTCACCCACATCGACGCTACCTTTGTCTTCATCTGTTCCAGCTCATCCCATTTAa
- the LOC130667389 gene encoding 2-oxoglutarate and iron-dependent oxygenase JMJD4-like isoform X1 has product MELVEINNNNINNKLNDDNDLKVISNTRLNTAITYNDFFTQYLIKNEPCVFKCGITNEWPCVNKWIFNNQPNFKHLKQLYGNCKVPVANCKIKYYNAQQKNEMTIEKFMNYWEEYKNKNYSNELPVLYLKDWHCLRDNPNDFIYKVPKYFSSDWLNEYYLAHPELSDDYMFVYMGPKGSWTPLHVDVFTSFSWSANIVGTKRWLLFPPGEENNLCDVHGHLLYDIDSPEINNSFINHKKWFEIIQGPGEIVFVPSGWHHQVWNLEDTISINHNWINGCNILNVWKELKKALLAVMKEISDCYNMDNWMSQCQTILKASHGMDYLQFYEFLSFIIKKRLNSISSNKPCTNFDTWEFGLNHVLFDLKQAKCVLNCLIIDSRDNNIYDIVFRDNRPENLIQRIDAILI; this is encoded by the exons atggagcttgtagaaataaataataataatataaataataaattaaatgatgataatgatttaaaagtaattagcAATACACGACTTAATACTGCAATAACttacaatgatttttttacgcaatatttaattaaaaatgaaccGTGTGTCTTCAAATGTGGCATTACCAATGAATGGCCATGTGTTAACAAATGGATATTTAATAATCAGCcaaattttaaacatttaaagcaactttatg gTAATTGTAAAGTGCCTGTGGCAAActgcaaaataaaatactacaATGCACAACAGAAAAATGAAATgacaattgaaaaatttatgaattactgggaagaatataaaaataaaaattattcaaatgaattgcctgttttatatttaaaagattGGCATTGTTTAAGAGACAATCCAAATGATTTCATTTATAAAGTACCAAAGTATTTTTCTTCTGATTGGCtcaatgaatattatttagcACATCCAGAGCTGTCTGATGATTACATGTTTGTTTATATGGGACCAAAAGGATCATG GACACCTCTTCATGTTGATGTATTCACTTCGTTCAGTTGGTCAGCAAATATAGTAGGAACAAAACGATGGTTACTATTCCCTCCAGGTGAAGAAAATAATCTTTGTGATGTACATGGCCATTTACTGTACGATATTGATTCACCTGAGatcaataattcatttattaatcataaaaaatggtttgaaataattcaagGTCCTGGTGAAATTGTTTTTGTACCTTCTGGATGGCATCATCAAGTTTGGAATctg gaaGACACGATATCAATAAATCATAACTGGATTAACGGATGTAATATATTAAATGTATGGAAGGAATTAAAGAAAGCACTATTAGCTGTGATGAAAGAAATATCCGATTGCTACAACATGGACAATTGGATGTCTCAATGTCAAACTATTTTAAAAGCATCTCACGGCATggattatttacaattttatgaatttctgtcattcattattaaaaaacgTCTTAATTCCATCAGCAGCAATAAGCCGTGCACTAATTTTGACACATGGGAATTTGGCCTAAATCATGTACTATTTGATCTCAAACAAGCCAAATGTGTATTAAATTGTCTAATAATTGATTCGAGAGATAACAATATCTACGATATTGTTTTTCGTGATAACAGGCCTGAAAATTTGATCCAACGTATCGAcgcaattttaatataa
- the LOC130668633 gene encoding anaphase-promoting complex subunit 15-like isoform X1: MSFMPLWPNLQPRATDPLWFNVDKPIDDEEEVEKLETVNQAWKDRVKALYSDQIPIGKSASDFRGSEEEDDEEEEEEGEGEEEEESDTHEEEEEEFDEIDMEVSYTHQQQRSSPTDTPTDPVSIRMVTTSRYS, translated from the exons atGTCTTTCATGCCGTTGTGGCCGAATTTGCAGCCTAGAGCTACAGATCCGTTGTGGTTTAATGTCGACAAGCCGATTGATGATGAAGAAGAAGTTGAGAAGCTGGAGACTGTGAACCAAGCATGG AAAGATCGAGTCAAAGCTCTGTACAGTGATCAGATACCTATCGGAAAGTCTGCTAGCGAT TTTCGTGGTTCAGAGGAAGAAGATGACGAGGAAGAGGAGGAAGAAGGCGAAGGTGAGGAAGAAGAAGAGTCTGACACTCATgaagaagaggaagaagaGTTTGATGAAATCGACATGGAAGTCAGTTACACTCACCAGCAACAAAGATCCAGTCCAACTGATACCCCAACTGATCCAGTCTCCATCAGAATGGTGACTACTTCTCGATACTCTTAa